In Anaeromusa acidaminophila DSM 3853, one genomic interval encodes:
- a CDS encoding Gfo/Idh/MocA family protein, which produces MKKVVVIGLGSMGNRRIRLMRKINNDLQIIGVDNNPERRKSCETQWQIPTYCSLKELLQTETVEAAFVCTAPLSHNYIINECLQAGLHVFTELNLVEDGYKENIEQAKQKKLVLFLSSTFLYREEIKYIKEATQEVSCKLNYTYHVGQYLPDWHPWENYKGFFVSDKRSSGCREIFAIELPWLTDTFGEIVDMTVVKDKISSLDVNYNDNYLVLVQHATGHKGVLAVDIVSRKAVRNLEVFGELFYLRWDGSPTGLFRYNFDEKMDENKVVYHAVEQLADYSSFVVENAYANEILNFFEVVAKGGTMKYTFEKDRDILKLIDRIEV; this is translated from the coding sequence TTGAAAAAAGTTGTAGTAATTGGCCTAGGGTCAATGGGGAATCGTCGAATTCGTTTAATGCGAAAAATCAATAACGATCTTCAAATTATTGGCGTAGATAATAATCCGGAGCGACGGAAAAGTTGTGAGACACAATGGCAGATTCCTACCTATTGCAGTTTGAAAGAATTGTTGCAAACGGAAACGGTTGAAGCTGCATTTGTGTGTACTGCGCCGCTTTCGCATAACTATATTATTAACGAATGTTTACAAGCTGGCCTGCATGTATTTACGGAGCTCAATTTGGTTGAGGACGGATATAAGGAAAACATTGAACAGGCAAAGCAGAAAAAACTAGTATTATTTTTGTCTTCTACTTTCTTATATAGAGAAGAAATTAAATATATTAAGGAAGCAACTCAAGAAGTTTCTTGTAAACTAAACTATACGTATCATGTGGGGCAATACCTGCCAGATTGGCATCCGTGGGAAAATTATAAAGGCTTTTTTGTTAGTGATAAGCGTTCAAGTGGATGTAGGGAGATATTTGCGATTGAACTGCCTTGGTTGACAGATACCTTTGGTGAGATAGTAGATATGACGGTTGTAAAAGATAAAATATCATCTCTGGATGTTAACTATAATGATAATTACCTTGTGCTAGTGCAACATGCTACTGGGCATAAGGGGGTTTTGGCGGTAGATATTGTTTCCAGAAAAGCCGTGCGGAATTTGGAGGTTTTTGGAGAACTATTCTATCTTCGATGGGATGGTTCGCCTACGGGGCTGTTTAGATATAATTTTGATGAAAAGATGGATGAAAACAAAGTTGTATACCATGCTGTTGAGCAGTTGGCTGATTATAGCAGTTTTGTCGTAGAGAATGCCTATGCCAATGAAATTTTGAATTTTTTTGAGGTTGTAGCAAAAGGAGGCACAATGAAGTATACTTTTGAAAAAGATAGGGATATCCTTAAGCTAATCGATAGAATTGAGGTGTAG